The genome window CGGTCGTCGACGCGGCGCGCGCGCATCTCGGCATGGACGATGGCGACGACCGGCAGCGCCACGAGGGCGATGGGCTTCACGGCCACGGCCGCGGTCACGAGCAGCACCGCCAGCACCGGCCGCGAGTCGATGGCGGCCAGGAGGCCCGCGACGAGGAGGCCCATCATGAGCGCGTCGTTGTGCGCGGCGATCACGAAGTTGAAGCTCACGAGCGGGCTAGCGGCGAGGAACCAGAGGGCGCGCACGGGATCGATGCGCCGCCGGCGCGCGATGCGGTAGCCGCACCACACCATGAGGATCACGCCCGCGACCGACACGAGGCGCGCGCCGAGCACGGCGGCCTCGGTGCTGATCGCCGTGTCGATGGCGCCGAGCCCGCGCTCGACGAGGAGGTAGAGGGGGCCGTAGGGTGCCGGGTTGTGCGCCCACAGCGGGTCGACGCCCGTGGAGCGCCAGTCGGCGAGCACCGCGGGGCCGTGCTCGTAGGGCGAGAGGCCGGCCCCGAGCACGCGGCCCTGGGCGATGTAGGAGTACACGTCCCGGCTGAACAGGGGCACGCTCGCGAGCAGCGGCGTCGTCCAGAGGACGGAGAGGCCGAGGACGGCGCGGATCGCGCGGTCGCCCAGGCGCGGGAGGAGGGCGCCGAGGAGGAGCCAGGCGGCGACCATGAGCACGCCGCCGATCACGACAGCGGCCGACGCGATCCCCGTCGCCGTCGGCGAGACCCGCAGGCCGCCGACCACGGCCAGCTGCGAGAGGCCGGACTCCGCGGGCGCATGGCCCACGACGAACGACGCCGCGACGAGCATGAGCGAGCCGCCCAGGCCCACGAGCCCGGGCAGCATCAGCGGATGCCGCCCGAGGGCGTCGGGATCGCGCGGCGTGCGCGGGATCCGCGACGCGGGGCGATCTGCGGCGGCGCGAGGACGCGCGGGCACGACGAGCGGTCCCGTCCGGTCCGGCGTCAGCGGCGCGCGGCGCGCGACACGGCCCAGACCACGCCGCCGATCACCACGACCGCGCCCACGCCGACGGCCACGAGCAGCAACGGGTCCTCGTCCGCGGTGCGGCGGATCCGGCGACGGAGGTCGGCGATGCCGTCCTTCGCCCGGCGCCGCACGTTGAGCTTCGACTCCAGCGCGTCGAGCGTGGCGGCGATCTCCTCGCGCGTGTGCTGGATGTCGAGCTTCAGCTCCGTGCGCGAGCGCGGGCCGACGGGGCGGGGGCGGTCAGTGCTCATACTTGCCGGTCCCCTTCACCGCGTCGACGTCCTCCTTGAGGCTGTCCACGGTCTCCTCGGGCGTCGGCGGGACGCCCTTCTTGAGCCAGCGGATGCCGAGCAGCGCCAGCACCACCGTGATCAGGAGGAACACGCCGGCGACGATGAGCGCGGAGAGCCACGGCGAGAACGCCTCGGACAGGCCGAGGATCGCGGCGGCGACGAGCACCAGGAACGCGATGAACGCGAAGAAGAGCGCGACGACGAGGAAGCCGGCGCCGATCCCCGCGTGCTTGAGCTTGGAGACGAGCTCGTTCTTGAACGACTCGATCTCGTCCTTGACCAGCTGGACGATGAGGGTCGGCAGGTCGGCGACGAGCCGGACGAGCGAGCGCTTGCTCTTCGGATTGAGATCCTGATCCGTCATGCGGGGTTCCCTCCTGGGGATGGGCGGGCGGGTCAGCGGGAGGTGCCGGAGCCGTTCGGCTCGGGCGAGGCGGGGTCCATGGTCGGGTACGACGAGGTGGACGCGCTGGAGGGCGTGGATCCGGCGGACGAGTCCTTCTTGCCGCCCGTGACGGTGCCGACGACCTTCTTGGCGCCGCCGACGACCGCGTGCGCGACGTCGGGGGTGTGGTCCTTCACGAAGCCGGCCGCGTTGTCGACCTGGCGCTGGACCTTCGGGTCGTCCCAGACCTTCTTGGCGTTCGTGCGGATCTGCTCGTAGCGCTTGCGTCCGGCGCGGGCGCCGAGGACGTAGCCGACACCGGCTCCGGCGACGAAGAGAAGCTTGCCTTTCATGGGAGATCTCCGATCGTTGAGGGGGCACGTGGGGCGCACGTCCGTTCAGCGTATCCCTCCGGCGCACGCGCGTGGTCGGGGGCGGCGGGACGGGCGCTGCTCGGCCAGCCGGGTCTCGCCAGGCTCACCGCCGCGCGAGGACGCGGTCGGCGGCGGCGACCGCGTCGGCCACGACGGAGGCGAGGCCGGTGCCCGCGACCGCGGATCCGGTGATCTCGAGGCCCGGGTGCTCGGCCGCCTCGTCCCGCACGGCCTGCACGCGCTCGCGGTGCCCGGAGGCGGCGAACGGGGAGGGCGTTGGTCCAGCGCACGCGGGCGGATCCGGTGACCCGGCCCGCGAGGTCGGTCCCCAGCAGCGCGGACGCGTCGCGCACCGCGATGGCCGTCAGCTCGTCGTCGGGGACCGCGGCGGTGTCGTCGTTCCCGCCCGCGCGCCCGTAGGAGAGGCGGAGCACGTGCCGGTCGCCCGCGAGGTCCTTCAGCCACGGCCACTTGGCGGTCGCGTGCGTGAGGGCCTTCGCGCGCACGTCGGGCACGTCGGCGGAGACCAGCACGCCCGTGCCGCGCGGGGCGGCGTCGAGCTCGGGGGCGCGGACGACGAGCGTGACGAGCTCGACGGAGGACGGCTCGGGCCAGCCCTCGGTGACGGCGCGCGGCGCGAGGCCGGAGAAGAGCCGGACGAGTCCCGCCGCGGGGATCGCGAGGACCACGCCGGCGGCGTCGATGCCGCGGCCGTCCGCGAGCTCGACGTGCCAGTCGTCGAAGGCGGCGGCGCCCTCGTGGGAGCGGTGCCGGTGCACGGACTCCACGGCGAGCGAGGTGCGCACGTCGACGCCGAGGCGCTGGAGGTCGGCGACGAGCGCGTCGACGAGGAGGTGCACTCCGCCGACGACGCCGCTCACGGCGGATCCCGCGGGCGAGGCGGCGCGCATGGACGCGACCGCGCGCCCGAGCGAGCCGTGCTCGGCGAGGCCGGCGCGGAGGCCGGGCGCGACGGAGTCGGCGTCGACCTCGTCGGGGGTGCGCGCTGTGCACGCCGGAGACGATGGGGGCGACGAGCCGGTCGACGACGCGGTCGCCCATGCGGGCGCGGACGAGGCCGCCGAGCGTGCGCTCCTTCGCGCCGACGGAGGCGGGGAGCGCGAGGTCGGCCTTGGCGCGGACGACGCCGACGCGGCCGATCGCGGTGGCGATGGTGAGGTCGAACGGGTGCGCCGGGATCCCGAGGAGGCCCGTGCGCGGGAGCTGGATGGCCCGCTCGGCGAGCTGCACCCACGCGCCGTCCGGGTTCGGCTGCACGATGCGGTCGGCGAGGCCGAGCTCGCCGAGGTAGGCGGCGACCCGTGCCGCGGCGGGTCGCGAAGCTCTCGGCGCCGCTGTCGAGGCGGAGGCCGTCGACCACGTGGGATCCGACGGTGCCGCCGAGCGCGGGCGACGCCTCCACGAGGATCACGCGCCGGCCGGCCAGGGCGCAGGCGCGGGCGGCGATGAGGCCGCCCACGCCCGCCGCCGACCACGACGACGTCGGTCGGGTCCACCTCGCCGGCCGCCTGCCGCGGGTCGCTAGCCACGGACCAGGTCCACGATGCGCGTGAGCACGGTCGGGTCGGTCTCGGGCGGCACGCCGTGGCCGAGGTTGAGGATGTGCGCCGGCGCCGCCGTCCCGCGCTCGAGCACGTCGCGGACGTGCGCCTCGAGGATCGGCCACGGCGCGGCCAGCAGGGCCGGGTCGACGTTGCCCTGGACGGGGACGGATCCGCCGAGCCGGCGCGACGCCTCGTCGAGCGGGATGCGCCAGTCGACGCCCACCGGCGTCGACGCCCACGTCGTGCATCGCGCCGAGGAGCTCGCCGGTGCCGACGCC of Clavibacter michiganensis subsp. tessellarius contains these proteins:
- the mptB gene encoding polyprenol phosphomannose-dependent alpha 1,6 mannosyltransferase MptB, whose translation is MLPGLVGLGGSLMLVAASFVVGHAPAESGLSQLAVVGGLRVSPTATGIASAAVVIGGVLMVAAWLLLGALLPRLGDRAIRAVLGLSVLWTTPLLASVPLFSRDVYSYIAQGRVLGAGLSPYEHGPAVLADWRSTGVDPLWAHNPAPYGPLYLLVERGLGAIDTAISTEAAVLGARLVSVAGVILMVWCGYRIARRRRIDPVRALWFLAASPLVSFNFVIAAHNDALMMGLLVAGLLAAIDSRPVLAVLLVTAAVAVKPIALVALPVVAIVHAEMRARRVDDRAPAGVAVDGSAGAVVGLRAPTRDPRVWAAWTASGIAAMGLLAIGGQLLGVGLGWISALSSPVSVVSWFMPFGLAAGAIGPLADVLGGPGDAVEGGIKTAGILIGFAGAAWCILTTRTLSGEARLALAFACIVAMSPVVYPWYGLWVLVVLAVVGIADGAAMSLAVSATVFLVGVNLLEPMAVVHTVASGWPRFLVVLIAVVGILGVLAPGLQGLAGTDPFRALRAPRHQFSAARVPPA
- a CDS encoding DUF3618 domain-containing protein, which translates into the protein MSTDRPRPVGPRSRTELKLDIQHTREEIAATLDALESKLNVRRRAKDGIADLRRRIRRTADEDPLLLVAVGVGAVVVIGGVVWAVSRAARR
- a CDS encoding phage holin family protein is translated as MTDQDLNPKSKRSLVRLVADLPTLIVQLVKDEIESFKNELVSKLKHAGIGAGFLVVALFFAFIAFLVLVAAAILGLSEAFSPWLSALIVAGVFLLITVVLALLGIRWLKKGVPPTPEETVDSLKEDVDAVKGTGKYEH
- a CDS encoding FAD/NAD(P)-binding protein gives rise to the protein MGGLIAARACALAGRRVILVEASPALGGTVGSHVVDGLRLDSGAESFATRRGTGRRLPRRARPRRPHRAAEPGRRVGAARRAGHPAPAHGPPRDPGAPVRPHHRHRDRPRRRRPRQGRPRAPRLRRREGAHARRPRPRPHGRPRRRPARRPHRLRRAQRAPPTRSTPTPSRPASAPASPSTARSGARSRPCAPPRPRDPP